A genomic segment from Malus domestica chromosome 05, GDT2T_hap1 encodes:
- the LOC103435217 gene encoding uncharacterized protein, whose protein sequence is MGMVVVISLPFILFTILLGFGCYFFGRARGRRDAIATAQVYGAPAPPPGANNTLPSSPPPHPFKHDNSANV, encoded by the coding sequence ATGGGTATGGTGGTGGTGATCTCTCTgccttttattttgttcacCATACTTCTGGGTTTCGGGTGCTACTTCTTCGGGAGAGCGAGGGGGCGAAGGGATGCTATTGCCACGGCTCAGGTTTACGGGGCGCCTGCTCCTCCACCAGGAGCTAATAACACCCTCCCTTCATCTCCTCCACCGCATCCTTTCAAACACGACAACTCTGCCAATGTTTAA